Proteins co-encoded in one Streptomyces sp. NBC_01571 genomic window:
- a CDS encoding Type 1 glutamine amidotransferase-like domain-containing protein: MNLLLTASGLRNETLRDALRDMLGKPFGSANVVYVPTASVAEPGDHGWVVADMNRLHGLGWREFDILELNGLPRQMVLDRLLHADVIHVEGGSHYHLARSITGNGLADGFLEALESRVYVGVSAGSMIFSRNLTGHSADVIGDSTDLHILGATTVEPPFGLFDWYLKPHLYSPDFPERDDAWADRIAERADFPIYFIDDDSAVRVRGGKVDVVSEGRWRFHP; this comes from the coding sequence ATGAACCTTCTGTTGACGGCGAGTGGCCTGCGCAACGAGACGCTGCGGGATGCGCTGCGGGACATGCTGGGAAAGCCGTTCGGTTCGGCGAACGTCGTGTACGTTCCCACGGCATCCGTGGCCGAGCCCGGTGACCACGGGTGGGTCGTCGCGGACATGAACCGGCTGCACGGCCTCGGCTGGCGGGAGTTCGACATCCTGGAGCTGAACGGCCTGCCCCGGCAGATGGTGCTCGACCGGCTGCTCCACGCCGACGTCATCCATGTCGAGGGAGGCAGCCACTACCACCTCGCGCGCAGCATCACCGGCAACGGCCTGGCCGACGGCTTCCTGGAGGCGCTGGAGAGCCGCGTCTATGTGGGGGTCAGCGCCGGATCAATGATCTTCAGCCGTAATCTCACCGGACACTCCGCCGACGTCATCGGGGACTCCACGGACCTCCACATTCTCGGCGCGACGACCGTGGAGCCGCCGTTCGGCCTCTTCGACTGGTATCTCAAGCCCCACCTGTACTCGCCGGATTTCCCCGAGCGGGACGACGCCTGGGCTGACCGCATCGCCGAGCGGGCGGACTTCCCGATCTACTTCATCGACGACGACTCGGCCGTTCGGGTCAGGGGCGGCAAGGTGGATGTCGTTTCTGAAGGCCGGTGGCGGTTCCATCCGTGA